In one window of Erythrolamprus reginae isolate rEryReg1 chromosome 1, rEryReg1.hap1, whole genome shotgun sequence DNA:
- the LOC139153489 gene encoding olfactory receptor 5AR1-like, producing MKMAGDNHTQVTEFIFLGFTDNPYLEIVLFVVFLTIYLTNVIGNVGMILLILLDEQLHSPMYFFLCHLSLVDLGYSTAIAPRMLADFLRRHKVISFSSCATQFAFFVGFVDAECYVLAAMAYDRYVAICRPLHYNTIMSKQVCLVLVVGSYVVGLISLASHTSLTFSLDYCGSNVINHFFCEIPPLLALSCSDTYVSEILLFSLCGFIEFSTLLIILISYIFIFAAILRIRSAEGRLKAFSTCASHLTGVTLFYGTVMFMYLRPPSSYSLDQDKWASVFYTVVIPMLNPLIYSLRNRDVKEAFRRVISKRVLSHK from the coding sequence atgAAGATGGCTGGAGACAACCACACCCAGGTGACAGAGTTCATTTTCTTGGGGTTCACAGATAACCCGTACCTAGAGATTGTCCTCTTTGTGGTGTTCCTGACCATTTACTTGACAAATGTCATAGGAAACGTGGGCATGATTCTCCTGATCCTGCTTGATGAACAGCTCCACAGCCCCATGTATTTTTTCCTCTGCCACCTTTCTTTGGTGGACCTTGGTTATTCGACCGCCATTGCCCCGCGTATGCTGGCTGACTTCTTGCGACGACACAAAGTCATCTCTTTCTCCAGCTGTGCTACACAGTTTGCATTTTTTGTGGGCTTTGTGGATGCTGAGTGTTATGTCTTGGCAGCCATGGCTTACGACCGCTACGTGGCCATTTGTCGTCCTCTCCATTACAACACAATCATGTCAAAACAAGTCTGTTTGGTGTTGGTGGTTGGTTCCTACGTAGTAGGTCTTATAAGCTTGGCATCCCACACTAGTCTGACCTTTAGCTTAGACTACTGTGGCTCTAATGTCATCAATCATTTCTTCTGTGAGATTCCTCCACTCCTGGCATTGTCTTGCTCGGACACTTATGTCAGTGAGATCCTCCTCTTCAGCCTTTGTGGGTTCATCGAATTCAGCACCCTTCTCATCATCCTCATTTCTTACATCttcatctttgctgccatcttGAGAATCCGATCTGCTGAAGGAAGGCTCAAAGCCTTCTCTACCTGTGCTTCTCACCTCACTGGGGTCACACTCTTTTATGGGACAGTTATGTTTATGTATTTACGGCCGCCTTCCAGCTACTCATTAGATCAGGATAAGTGGGCCTCTGTGTTCTACACTGTTGTCATCCCTATGCTGAACCCCTTGATTTATAGCCTAAGAAACAGAGATGTGAAGGAAGCGTTTAGAAGAGTTATCAGCAAGAGAGTTTTATCTCATAAATAG